Part of the Tenacibaculum sp. SZ-18 genome, CTAGATTTATATTTAAAGAATAAGTACTCTGTAAAGTTTCTATTAAAAAATAATTTATTCTTTTTAACTGATAAGTCATAATATACAACAGCACCAATTAAAAACGCGACAAGTGCATGTAAATACATTTTAATTACGCTAAAAAAGTATCCTTGAGAAACTTTATCCAAATTGAAAAGAGAAATCTTAAGTTCGTAATAATAAAAGTAAAGAGTGGACAAATCTAATGAAAGTACACTAAAAAGGATGTAGATATATATCGCACTTAACAAGTAGTATTTCAATCCTCTATTCAATAAGAATATCAAAAAAAATACAGCTAAAATTAATAGTGTTAATTCCATAATACAAAACTATCGTTCTATTTGTTTTGTTTTATCAATAACCTTGTGAATTATATTGATAACATTACTCCTAAAATAAATAAGGATAACAGAAATAAAAATTATTTGATATAAAATAGACGAAATAGGCTGTGCTAAAACTCCGTATTTATCAGTTATTAATTTTACAATACCCAAGAAAGAAATTGAAATTATAGTTTGAGCTAAAAATAAAACCTTCGTGTTTTCTGTTGCTTTTATTAAATATACTATTGGATTGGTTAACGCTAATGAAATATAAAAAATAGCTATGTAATACAATAAGTAGGTGTATGGTAAATAATCCTTGTTGAAAATTGTTTCAAACAAAGTATTCTTAAACACTAAAAATAGTAAAGTGAAAACTCCGACGACCAAAAGACCAATAAAAATTAAACGTGCTATGTATTTTACAATACTGGTACGGTCATTATTTTTAATGTAAGTCGCAATTTTAAGAGGTACAATATTATCTAAAGCATGAAAAAAGATGTGAGTAATACCAAATAAACTTTGAGCCGCTTTTTGAGCTCCAACAGCGGTAGCTCCAAGAAATGCTCCTGCTCCCAGCATAAATGTATTATCTGAAACCCACTGTATGATTGAGCTTGCTAAAAGCCATTTGGAAAACATCCAGTTTCTAAAAAAGTGAACTTTAAAGTTTTCTAAGTTTACTTTTAAATTCCTGTAAATAGTGTAAAAAGGAATAATTCCTAATAAGTTTGCAACTGTTAATATTAGCAGAGTTTTTCTTAGTGTTATATCATATAAAAGAAACAAAACAGTTGTTCCTACAAGGAATAAGCTATTTCGCAAAACATCAGAAAAAAAACTAAGCTTTGGAGTTTCTTTTACATAAAAATAACGTCTTACAAAATCTTGATTTAAGGTTACAAAAATTAGTAATGTAATTAATAGAGAATAGTTAGATAAATCCCAATTCTTATTAAATATCCAACTTAAATTTATCATTAAAAATGCAAGTAGCGAAAGTAACAAGCTGAAACCAATACTTTGAATTTTAACAACCT contains:
- a CDS encoding lipopolysaccharide biosynthesis protein; translated protein: MFSKEGKTSWAFLDQALVSGTNFLSNILLAKYLGIEEFGVYVIIVLGMLLFTLIFQSLVTVPMMNITPKVSSKNEYLKVVKIQSIGFSLLLSLLAFLMINLSWIFNKNWDLSNYSLLITLLIFVTLNQDFVRRYFYVKETPKLSFFSDVLRNSLFLVGTTVLFLLYDITLRKTLLILTVANLLGIIPFYTIYRNLKVNLENFKVHFFRNWMFSKWLLASSIIQWVSDNTFMLGAGAFLGATAVGAQKAAQSLFGITHIFFHALDNIVPLKIATYIKNNDRTSIVKYIARLIFIGLLVVGVFTLLFLVFKNTLFETIFNKDYLPYTYLLYYIAIFYISLALTNPIVYLIKATENTKVLFLAQTIISISFLGIVKLITDKYGVLAQPISSILYQIIFISVILIYFRSNVINIIHKVIDKTKQIER